A genomic window from Archaeoglobus profundus DSM 5631 includes:
- a CDS encoding ABC transporter substrate-binding protein, with protein sequence MRSAVFLALILLVSCIEVVSANDYMDLFKGDNRITKDELANIITDYMLGSSTLSLDEIREASYVYIHWNGEPKSIVDSANRTITIYKPIKRIVALHSDAVEALVVLGAKDKVVGVSKYTKESKRQFPELSELPSVGSCFDPDIEAIVSLNPDVVISYVRWPDPSKLEEKFKLLGLNITVIRFDFYKGSTMKEEMEKLGYLLDKEENASKYIKWFEKYENLVKSRIPEKKVKVYTCRKPLRAFGEGSGLYDLSVAAGGDNVLKGRKGYFDVDPEQVILWAPDVILRWSYAGGYETDDISGMKADYEEIVNLPGFENVPAVKNGRVYVISADLATAPSFPVALVTVAKWLYPDRYSDINPKEIFQEYIDNFLHINYNVSEQGSFVYPKW encoded by the coding sequence ATGAGATCGGCTGTTTTCCTCGCTCTAATATTGCTCGTCTCGTGTATTGAAGTAGTAAGCGCTAACGATTACATGGACTTATTTAAAGGTGATAACAGAATAACGAAGGACGAACTTGCAAATATTATAACAGATTACATGCTCGGAAGTTCAACGTTGAGTTTGGATGAAATCAGAGAGGCCTCTTACGTTTACATCCACTGGAATGGAGAACCGAAGTCAATTGTTGATTCAGCAAACAGAACTATAACGATATACAAGCCAATAAAGAGAATAGTAGCCTTGCACAGCGACGCCGTTGAAGCGTTAGTCGTATTAGGTGCTAAGGATAAAGTCGTTGGAGTAAGTAAGTATACGAAGGAGAGCAAAAGGCAATTCCCAGAGTTGAGCGAGTTACCATCTGTGGGATCGTGCTTCGATCCAGATATAGAAGCCATAGTAAGCCTCAATCCAGATGTGGTTATATCCTACGTCAGATGGCCAGACCCGAGCAAGCTCGAGGAGAAGTTTAAGCTCCTCGGTTTAAACATAACAGTAATAAGATTCGATTTCTACAAGGGTAGTACAATGAAGGAAGAGATGGAAAAGTTGGGCTATCTACTCGATAAAGAGGAGAATGCGAGTAAATACATCAAATGGTTCGAGAAGTATGAAAATCTTGTGAAGTCGAGGATCCCTGAGAAGAAGGTCAAGGTTTACACCTGCCGTAAACCCTTAAGAGCTTTCGGCGAGGGGTCGGGACTTTACGATCTGTCAGTTGCGGCTGGAGGAGACAACGTTCTGAAGGGTAGAAAAGGTTACTTTGACGTCGATCCAGAGCAGGTTATACTCTGGGCACCAGATGTGATCCTAAGGTGGAGCTACGCAGGTGGATACGAAACGGATGATATAAGCGGGATGAAAGCCGATTACGAAGAGATAGTCAACTTACCGGGATTCGAAAACGTGCCCGCGGTAAAGAACGGTAGAGTTTACGTGATATCCGCTGATCTTGCAACAGCTCCATCCTTCCCGGTTGCTCTCGTAACAGTTGCCAAATGGCTCTATCCAGACAGATACAGCGACATCAATCCAAAGGAAATATTTCAAGAGTATATCGACAACTTCCTACACATAAACTACAATGTGAGTGAACAGGGTAGCTTCGTATATCCTAAGTGGTAA
- a CDS encoding CoB--CoM heterodisulfide reductase iron-sulfur subunit A family protein, which translates to MRVGVYICHCGFNIAGVLDIDELVEFAKSLDDVVIVRDYRFMCSNPGQELIRRDIKEYNLDRVVIAACSPNLHERTFRKVLSEAGLNPFFLQIANIREQCSWVHSDDSVKATEKAKRIIKSAVERVKRHRPLEIRKADVIPRVLVIGGGIAGISASLLLAEAGVEVYLVEREPTIGGNMAKFDKTFPTLDCAACILTPKMTAVRENPNIKLFTNSEIIDVKGSVGNFKVKIRVKPRFINEEACTGCMECVEACLHYPMIPSEFDEKIGYRKPIHMQFPQAVPTCPYINPNECLHFLTNKCPMYCEEVCEADAIDFNQNERIEEIEVGAIIVATGFKLFDPSVMEEYGFGRYKNVFTALQVERMLNSTGPTGGRVVVNGREPESVAIIHCVGSRDERYKKYCSRVCCMYSLKLAHLIKERTNAEVYNFYMDMRTFGKGYEEFYKRILDEIRTIRGRVAEVTDVPINEDEKREVEKGKVIVVVEDTLLGKIVRIPVDMVILSPAMEPSEGTKELARILKVSLDENGFFKELHPKLAPTVIAPGIFVCGCAQGPKDIQDSVAQAESVAGHALSMIDRGYIELEPTTAYVDEEKCSGCGICIPLCPFQAIEIDERKRAKIDELLCMGCGVCASSCPSRAIKHRLFESETIRAEILSLLK; encoded by the coding sequence ATGAGGGTTGGTGTTTACATCTGTCACTGTGGTTTTAACATAGCTGGAGTCTTAGACATAGATGAACTCGTTGAATTTGCCAAGAGTTTAGATGATGTCGTAATTGTAAGAGACTACAGATTCATGTGCTCGAATCCGGGACAAGAACTGATAAGAAGAGATATTAAGGAGTACAATCTCGATAGAGTCGTTATCGCCGCATGTTCTCCGAATCTTCATGAAAGAACTTTCAGAAAGGTTTTGAGTGAAGCTGGATTGAATCCATTCTTCCTTCAGATCGCAAACATAAGGGAGCAGTGCTCGTGGGTGCATTCGGATGATAGTGTTAAGGCTACAGAGAAAGCTAAGAGAATAATAAAGTCGGCTGTCGAAAGGGTTAAGAGACACAGGCCACTTGAAATTAGGAAAGCCGATGTCATACCGAGAGTTTTGGTAATTGGAGGAGGAATAGCTGGGATATCTGCCTCTCTCCTTTTAGCCGAAGCTGGAGTAGAGGTGTACTTGGTCGAGAGAGAACCTACGATTGGTGGAAATATGGCCAAATTCGATAAGACATTTCCAACGCTGGACTGTGCTGCTTGTATCCTAACTCCGAAGATGACTGCTGTAAGGGAAAATCCAAATATAAAGCTGTTCACGAACTCTGAAATAATCGATGTTAAGGGTTCAGTTGGCAACTTCAAGGTTAAGATAAGGGTTAAGCCGAGATTCATAAACGAAGAGGCTTGCACGGGATGTATGGAGTGTGTGGAGGCTTGCCTACACTATCCAATGATTCCATCGGAGTTCGATGAGAAGATAGGATACAGAAAACCTATACACATGCAGTTTCCCCAAGCAGTACCTACATGCCCCTACATAAATCCAAACGAGTGTCTACATTTCCTAACAAATAAGTGCCCCATGTACTGTGAAGAGGTTTGCGAGGCGGATGCGATAGACTTCAATCAGAATGAGAGAATTGAGGAGATCGAAGTAGGAGCAATAATAGTGGCAACGGGATTTAAGCTGTTCGATCCATCTGTGATGGAGGAGTATGGGTTTGGAAGATATAAGAATGTCTTTACAGCTTTGCAAGTTGAGAGAATGCTAAACTCCACGGGGCCAACAGGTGGAAGGGTAGTTGTCAACGGCAGAGAGCCTGAGAGTGTTGCGATAATACACTGTGTTGGGAGCAGGGATGAGAGGTATAAAAAGTACTGTTCAAGAGTCTGTTGCATGTATTCGCTGAAGTTGGCTCATCTGATAAAAGAGAGAACGAATGCAGAAGTCTACAACTTCTACATGGATATGAGAACGTTTGGGAAGGGGTATGAGGAATTTTACAAGAGGATTTTGGATGAAATTAGGACTATAAGGGGAAGGGTTGCGGAGGTTACTGATGTACCAATAAACGAGGACGAAAAAAGAGAAGTTGAGAAAGGAAAGGTCATAGTTGTCGTTGAGGATACGCTTTTGGGAAAGATTGTAAGGATTCCAGTCGATATGGTCATACTTTCTCCAGCGATGGAACCTTCAGAGGGTACTAAAGAGCTTGCAAGGATTTTGAAGGTTTCACTCGATGAAAACGGGTTCTTCAAAGAATTGCATCCGAAATTAGCTCCAACCGTGATAGCTCCGGGAATATTCGTATGTGGCTGCGCCCAAGGGCCTAAGGACATCCAAGATTCGGTTGCTCAGGCCGAATCCGTAGCGGGACATGCTCTGTCTATGATAGATAGAGGTTACATAGAGCTTGAGCCGACTACAGCTTACGTTGATGAAGAGAAATGTTCTGGATGTGGAATATGCATCCCGCTCTGTCCGTTCCAGGCGATCGAAATAGATGAGAGAAAGAGAGCAAAGATAGACGAGTTGCTCTGCATGGGTTGCGGCGTTTGTGCTTCAAGTTGCCCAAGCAGAGCTATAAAGCATAGACTTTTCGAATCCGAAACGATAAGAGCTGAAATACTAAGTCTTCTCAAATGA
- a CDS encoding nucleoside recognition domain-containing protein, which translates to MFKLYDVLLSTLSFTLRVLPIIFFGMLASEVLLGFGLLKRLEKIGKPLTKLANLPDVCGIAFVTAIGSPTASNAMLQDLREEGVLKDREVLLSSILNSTVVPLKETFTYHLPVIMPMLGLYVGGIYVATLWLGTAALLIFVIVCGRLILDGRSVAVEMVIDCKDFSFKLALRKTLKKFKRIGVVFVVVTFCTFTLMSVGLIDRTETLLLPIAKALNLPSIAIPAIATYIASPIVGFSMFGSLLQSGAICEKDAIISLLLGSVFMLPILYIRFYFPQWISIFGLRLGLLRGLISLSLMMVTRVVVLLLFLKIY; encoded by the coding sequence ATGTTCAAACTTTACGACGTACTTCTCAGCACTCTCAGCTTCACATTACGTGTACTGCCGATCATATTCTTTGGTATGCTGGCTTCCGAAGTTCTGCTAGGATTTGGTCTGCTGAAAAGGCTCGAAAAAATTGGAAAACCGCTCACAAAGCTCGCGAACCTTCCAGATGTTTGTGGTATTGCCTTCGTAACAGCCATAGGTTCACCAACGGCATCGAACGCCATGCTCCAGGACTTAAGGGAGGAAGGAGTTTTGAAGGATAGAGAGGTCTTGCTTTCTTCAATACTTAACTCGACAGTCGTACCACTCAAGGAGACATTCACGTATCATCTACCGGTTATCATGCCAATGTTGGGTCTTTACGTTGGGGGTATATACGTGGCGACATTGTGGCTGGGAACAGCCGCTTTATTGATATTTGTAATCGTCTGCGGTAGGCTAATCTTAGATGGCAGAAGTGTTGCTGTTGAAATGGTAATCGATTGCAAGGACTTCTCGTTCAAATTAGCTTTAAGAAAGACACTTAAAAAGTTCAAAAGGATAGGGGTTGTATTTGTTGTCGTTACGTTTTGCACATTCACACTGATGAGTGTCGGTTTGATCGATAGGACTGAAACACTTCTGCTTCCGATTGCAAAAGCGTTGAATTTGCCATCAATTGCAATTCCAGCCATTGCAACATACATTGCATCTCCTATTGTGGGTTTTTCGATGTTTGGGTCACTGTTGCAGAGCGGTGCGATATGTGAGAAAGATGCAATAATCTCTTTACTCCTAGGCAGTGTGTTCATGTTACCTATACTCTATATCAGGTTTTACTTTCCTCAGTGGATATCGATATTCGGGTTAAGGCTTGGACTGCTTAGAGGTTTGATAAGTCTCTCGCTTATGATGGTGACGAGAGTTGTAGTTCTGCTATTATTTTTAAAAATTTATTAA
- a CDS encoding cobaltochelatase subunit CobN has product MICLVLGYGARPLATLRRILREEKIDGVVLTDQNCEKELEKILNSKVIFIYAHELPDSVVKSLKDCNAKIISAGGSEDLTNVPLNIYVKAKSYYIIGGEHNLRNLVRFLASLAGDLRDYGEPQDVPVHGIYHPRLGFFDSLEDYLNSYDKRPLIGLLFWRSSWLYGDTKHVEEIVNAFEKEGFGVIPVFVLPKDLTTGIGKDIDESVERFFTKDGQVVVDAVVSLISFGIEYLRKLEKLGVPIFSPICSYYQSVGDWKESNGVDYMTQVYSVIIPEVSGAIEPLFVAGSRNVEGFKIIEPYPEHVDYLVKRVKRWVELRRKPKKDVRIAIILINPPCKGLEANIAVGMGLDVPESIVRLLHRLKEEGYTVDGVPKSGEELIRLILERKAISEFRWTSVEDIVRCGGAIDFVSLDDYLEWFNELPEDLRNKMIKDWGKPEDVLAGRVDKALVGMVYNGKFVIPGIKFGNVFITPQPKFGCAGARCDGRICRILHDPTIVPPHQWWAVYRWIARKFKADVIIHFGTHGYLEFRPGKGVGLSPSCVPEASLDDIPHLYVYVVSNPMEGVIAKRRGYATLVDHIYPPMAMAEVLDELDSLLNQYARSKNLGENARRRKLYEEILKKAEECKIRIRNPENEDETIEEIHRYVDLMRGSQINLGLHVFGNPPRDAKRLAEYIVTAMAYDSHYSPSIRRVVAEAIGLNYDEIKRNPMGVTNGYTNRELLEIIHKLSVGTLKRLLNGEGYDVIYEEIGKIGFKVVDELKLRKVFEKALEVAKKIVECKREYEGFLKGLRGEYVEPGPSGAITRGKFEILPTGRNFYAVDPRSLPTKSAWYVGVETAEKLLEEFKRKHGRYPESVGQILWSIDAYKADGEQIAQILYLLGVKPIWKGDRVVGLEVIPLEKLGRPRIDVLVRISGIVRDTLPNYIHLIDEAIEKVVTLDEPIEMNYVRKHYIEHIKKLVEMGRSFEEARKFARFRVFGAPPGAYGAGVNLAVESSGWKADEDLAKVWVQWGGYAYSREDFGVEAHESLILNLKEVDVISRNHVSDEHDLTNCCCYFAYHGGFKNAVDALTGKNVDIVQVDTRDLSDTKVVNVKVEIERVVRTKLLNDMWIEEMKKHGYRGASEFSKKILHLYGWEATTNLVEDWIFDEIAEKYVLDEEMRRWFEKNNVYALEEIARRLIEAYERGLWKTSEDLIERLREVYSEIEGILEENIGEGDIQGGVIEIYTAEDDEHWMEKLEEVDRLWRLAKSA; this is encoded by the coding sequence ATGATCTGCTTAGTACTGGGATACGGTGCAAGGCCTCTGGCTACACTTAGGAGGATTTTGAGAGAGGAGAAAATCGATGGTGTCGTTTTAACAGATCAGAACTGTGAGAAAGAGCTAGAAAAGATTCTTAACTCGAAAGTTATTTTCATCTACGCTCACGAACTTCCTGATTCTGTTGTCAAAAGTTTAAAGGACTGTAATGCCAAGATAATCTCAGCGGGAGGTTCGGAAGATCTGACAAACGTTCCTTTAAACATTTATGTTAAAGCCAAATCGTATTATATTATCGGCGGAGAACACAATCTGAGAAACTTAGTCAGATTTTTAGCCAGTTTGGCTGGAGATTTAAGAGATTACGGAGAACCTCAGGATGTTCCAGTACATGGTATATACCATCCGAGATTGGGCTTTTTCGATAGTTTGGAGGATTATCTGAATTCATACGATAAAAGACCATTGATAGGTTTACTCTTTTGGAGGAGTTCTTGGCTCTATGGAGATACGAAGCATGTTGAAGAGATCGTGAACGCTTTTGAGAAAGAGGGGTTCGGAGTAATCCCCGTATTTGTCCTTCCGAAGGATTTGACAACTGGAATAGGTAAGGATATAGATGAAAGTGTTGAAAGATTTTTCACAAAAGATGGACAGGTTGTTGTTGATGCTGTCGTCAGTTTAATCTCTTTCGGAATCGAATATCTCAGAAAGTTGGAAAAGCTTGGTGTTCCAATATTCTCGCCAATATGCTCATACTATCAATCCGTTGGGGATTGGAAAGAAAGCAATGGCGTCGATTACATGACACAGGTTTACAGTGTAATAATTCCAGAGGTTTCAGGGGCAATTGAGCCACTTTTTGTAGCTGGATCGAGGAATGTTGAGGGGTTTAAGATTATCGAGCCTTATCCAGAGCACGTGGATTACTTGGTTAAGAGGGTTAAAAGATGGGTCGAGTTAAGGAGGAAGCCCAAGAAAGATGTAAGGATAGCAATAATTTTGATAAATCCACCATGCAAGGGCTTAGAGGCTAACATTGCTGTTGGAATGGGGCTGGATGTTCCAGAAAGCATTGTGAGGCTTTTACACAGGCTTAAGGAGGAGGGTTACACTGTCGATGGTGTTCCGAAGAGTGGGGAAGAATTGATAAGGCTAATTTTGGAGAGAAAGGCGATAAGTGAGTTCAGGTGGACATCCGTTGAGGACATAGTCAGATGTGGAGGTGCTATAGATTTCGTAAGCTTGGATGATTACTTGGAATGGTTCAACGAGCTTCCGGAGGATTTGAGAAATAAGATGATCAAAGATTGGGGTAAGCCTGAAGATGTTCTGGCTGGAAGAGTTGATAAAGCCCTTGTTGGAATGGTCTACAACGGCAAGTTCGTGATTCCGGGAATTAAGTTTGGAAACGTCTTCATAACGCCTCAGCCGAAGTTTGGGTGTGCCGGTGCAAGATGCGATGGAAGAATCTGTAGAATTCTGCACGATCCAACCATAGTTCCTCCACATCAGTGGTGGGCGGTCTATAGGTGGATAGCGAGAAAGTTCAAGGCTGACGTGATAATTCACTTCGGAACTCACGGCTACCTTGAGTTCAGACCGGGAAAAGGTGTAGGACTGTCTCCCTCATGCGTTCCAGAAGCGAGCTTAGATGACATTCCTCACCTCTACGTCTACGTTGTATCGAACCCAATGGAGGGTGTCATAGCGAAGAGGAGAGGCTACGCAACTCTGGTTGATCATATATACCCGCCGATGGCGATGGCCGAAGTTTTGGATGAGCTGGATTCACTTTTGAATCAGTATGCAAGGTCAAAGAATTTGGGAGAAAATGCGAGGAGGAGAAAGTTGTATGAGGAGATACTCAAGAAGGCTGAAGAGTGTAAGATAAGGATAAGGAATCCGGAGAACGAGGATGAGACGATAGAGGAAATTCACCGCTACGTTGATCTGATGAGGGGGTCGCAGATAAACCTTGGACTCCACGTATTTGGCAATCCACCAAGGGATGCAAAAAGACTGGCTGAGTATATCGTTACCGCGATGGCTTACGATTCTCATTATTCACCTTCTATAAGGAGGGTAGTTGCTGAGGCTATTGGGCTGAACTACGACGAAATCAAGAGAAACCCTATGGGTGTTACAAACGGTTACACAAACAGGGAACTGTTGGAGATTATTCACAAGCTTTCAGTTGGTACACTTAAGAGGCTCTTAAATGGGGAAGGTTACGATGTCATCTACGAAGAGATCGGAAAAATTGGATTCAAAGTCGTTGACGAGCTTAAATTGAGAAAAGTATTTGAGAAGGCTTTAGAGGTTGCGAAGAAAATTGTAGAATGCAAGAGAGAATACGAAGGATTTTTGAAGGGTTTGAGGGGTGAATACGTTGAACCGGGACCGTCTGGAGCTATAACGAGGGGTAAATTTGAGATACTTCCAACTGGAAGAAATTTCTACGCTGTAGACCCAAGGTCTTTACCAACAAAGTCCGCTTGGTATGTAGGCGTTGAAACCGCCGAGAAGTTGCTTGAAGAGTTCAAGAGGAAGCATGGTAGGTATCCTGAGAGTGTCGGGCAGATTTTGTGGAGTATCGATGCTTACAAGGCTGATGGAGAGCAGATAGCTCAAATCCTTTACCTCTTAGGGGTTAAACCAATTTGGAAGGGTGATCGTGTCGTGGGTCTTGAGGTCATACCGCTTGAAAAGCTTGGAAGGCCTCGAATAGATGTTCTGGTCAGGATAAGCGGGATTGTTAGGGATACTCTGCCAAACTACATCCATTTAATAGATGAGGCTATTGAAAAGGTCGTTACTCTTGATGAACCTATCGAAATGAACTACGTGAGGAAGCACTATATTGAGCACATCAAGAAATTGGTTGAGATGGGTAGAAGCTTTGAAGAGGCGAGGAAATTTGCGAGATTCAGAGTATTTGGTGCTCCACCCGGAGCTTATGGAGCGGGAGTGAATTTGGCTGTTGAATCTTCTGGATGGAAGGCTGATGAAGATTTAGCAAAAGTTTGGGTTCAGTGGGGCGGTTACGCCTACAGCAGAGAGGATTTTGGAGTTGAGGCTCACGAATCGCTGATACTAAACTTGAAGGAGGTTGATGTGATCAGCAGAAATCACGTTAGCGATGAGCACGATTTAACGAACTGCTGTTGCTACTTTGCATACCACGGTGGTTTCAAGAATGCTGTAGATGCTTTGACTGGGAAGAATGTAGACATAGTCCAAGTGGATACAAGGGATTTGAGCGATACGAAGGTTGTGAATGTTAAGGTTGAGATTGAGAGGGTTGTGAGGACAAAACTACTCAACGATATGTGGATTGAGGAGATGAAGAAGCACGGTTACAGAGGGGCGAGCGAGTTCTCGAAGAAGATTTTACATCTGTACGGCTGGGAAGCTACAACCAATCTCGTTGAAGATTGGATATTCGATGAGATTGCTGAGAAATACGTTTTGGATGAAGAGATGAGAAGGTGGTTTGAGAAAAACAACGTTTATGCACTTGAGGAGATTGCGAGGAGGTTAATAGAAGCTTACGAGAGAGGGTTATGGAAGACGAGTGAAGATTTGATCGAAAGGCTTAGAGAGGTTTACTCCGAGATCGAGGGAATTCTTGAAGAGAATATAGGTGAGGGAGACATACAGGGTGGAGTAATCGAAATTTATACTGCAGAGGATGATGAGCACTGGATGGAGAAGCTTGAGGAGGTTGATAGGCTATGGAGGCTCGCGAAAAGCGCTTGA
- a CDS encoding FecCD family ABC transporter permease, whose translation MDTAELLRVKEEYERYVGKKILFIIFTSVLIIVIAGISATLGSYPISVSEVYSIILKCLVSHPESTKESIVWNLRMPRILLAIIAGAGLASSGAMTQGILRNPLATPYTLGISSAAGLGAAIAIILSKGIFVGKYVIVGNAFLFSLIPTFVILALARVKGATPETMILAGIAMMYIFSAVTTILMYFAEPEAVKSAYFWMVGDLGRASWEMIPTIFVSLLICFILLMWKTWDVNVMMTAGDEVAKSLGVNPERERIFVMLVSAFLTASIISFTGTIGFICLVAPHICRMIIGGDYRYLLPASALFGGALLLTCDTIARTILAPVILPVGVITNCLGGPMFLYLLIKRKKEYW comes from the coding sequence ATGGACACAGCAGAACTCTTGCGAGTTAAGGAAGAGTATGAGAGGTACGTAGGTAAAAAAATCCTTTTTATAATTTTTACCTCAGTTCTGATAATAGTGATCGCTGGAATCTCCGCAACGCTCGGTTCGTATCCGATTTCTGTTTCAGAAGTTTATTCGATAATCTTAAAATGTTTAGTCAGTCATCCTGAGAGCACTAAGGAGTCAATCGTCTGGAATTTAAGAATGCCTAGGATACTCCTCGCAATAATCGCGGGAGCGGGGTTAGCTTCCAGTGGTGCGATGACTCAGGGGATTTTGAGGAATCCACTCGCAACCCCATACACTTTAGGAATTTCATCTGCCGCTGGACTTGGGGCTGCAATTGCAATCATACTCTCGAAGGGTATCTTTGTGGGTAAGTATGTGATAGTGGGTAACGCATTCCTATTTTCTCTAATACCAACATTTGTCATACTCGCCTTAGCCCGAGTTAAGGGTGCCACACCTGAGACGATGATACTGGCGGGAATTGCTATGATGTACATCTTCAGTGCAGTAACGACAATACTAATGTACTTCGCCGAGCCTGAAGCGGTAAAATCAGCATACTTTTGGATGGTGGGTGACTTGGGACGGGCTTCGTGGGAGATGATCCCAACGATATTCGTATCCCTCTTGATCTGCTTTATCCTCCTAATGTGGAAGACTTGGGATGTTAACGTAATGATGACAGCTGGAGACGAAGTTGCAAAAAGCTTAGGAGTGAATCCAGAAAGAGAGAGAATATTCGTTATGCTCGTCTCCGCATTTTTAACAGCATCGATCATAAGTTTCACGGGAACGATCGGTTTCATATGCTTGGTAGCACCACACATATGCAGAATGATCATAGGTGGTGACTACAGATACCTGCTCCCAGCTTCAGCCCTTTTCGGAGGAGCTCTACTGCTTACATGCGATACCATTGCCAGAACGATCTTAGCACCCGTAATACTTCCAGTTGGAGTGATTACCAACTGCTTAGGAGGACCAATGTTCCTGTATCTGCTTATAAAGAGAAAGAAGGAGTACTGGTAG
- a CDS encoding ABC transporter ATP-binding protein, protein MKIRIKGLEFSYDSIQALKNVTIDIYESEIVAIVGPNGSGKSTLLKCIDRILKPQKGVILINGKDVKNFSQIEIARTVGYVPQSVKQFFPATVFEVVLMGRRPYLGWRCSRRDIEKVFEVLRILDIENIAMRDFNELSGGQQQKVLIARALAQEPEILLLDEPTANLDIKHQLEVMEIIRNIVRENGITAVVAIHDLNLASRYADRIVMMKDGKVFAVGDPNDVLTPTNIEKVYGVKVKVIKLDGRLCVIPLDPLH, encoded by the coding sequence ATGAAGATAAGGATTAAGGGTTTAGAGTTTAGCTACGACAGCATCCAAGCTCTTAAGAATGTGACGATAGATATTTACGAGTCTGAGATTGTTGCAATTGTAGGCCCAAACGGATCTGGAAAGTCTACGTTACTGAAGTGTATAGACCGAATTCTGAAACCTCAGAAAGGTGTTATACTAATCAACGGAAAAGATGTCAAAAATTTCAGTCAGATTGAGATTGCTAGGACTGTAGGCTACGTTCCTCAAAGCGTTAAACAGTTCTTTCCAGCTACAGTTTTTGAAGTAGTTTTGATGGGTAGAAGACCGTATTTAGGTTGGAGGTGCAGTAGGAGGGATATAGAAAAAGTATTTGAAGTTCTCAGGATTCTGGACATCGAGAACATTGCCATGAGGGACTTCAACGAGTTAAGCGGTGGGCAACAGCAGAAGGTTCTGATTGCAAGGGCGTTGGCTCAGGAGCCAGAGATTTTGTTGCTCGACGAGCCTACGGCGAACCTGGATATCAAGCATCAACTCGAAGTCATGGAAATCATAAGAAATATTGTTAGAGAGAATGGAATTACTGCAGTTGTAGCTATACACGACTTGAATTTAGCTTCGAGGTACGCGGATAGAATTGTTATGATGAAGGACGGTAAGGTATTTGCTGTTGGAGATCCCAATGACGTTTTAACGCCGACTAACATAGAGAAAGTCTACGGTGTGAAAGTTAAAGTTATTAAGCTCGATGGAAGGTTGTGCGTAATACCTTTAGATCCTCTCCATTAA